From the genome of Halorussus caseinilyticus, one region includes:
- a CDS encoding MGMT family protein, which yields MDDTGETDVAGIFARESPYLDRYVQLGIASGRVLSVSFPDTPDEEASEDHDLLDRIFDYLGGVEEDDFADVEIALTVPTDQRRVLERVRGIPYGEQVSVETLARMTSGIDHTDEDDLNVVRTALDENPAPLLIPDHRVRDGPSAAPAVVEQKLRSLEEL from the coding sequence ATGGACGACACGGGTGAGACGGACGTTGCTGGCATCTTCGCGCGCGAATCACCGTATTTGGACCGGTACGTCCAACTCGGGATTGCGAGCGGGCGCGTCCTCAGCGTCTCGTTTCCGGACACGCCCGACGAGGAGGCAAGCGAGGACCACGACCTGCTAGACCGAATCTTCGACTACTTGGGCGGCGTCGAGGAAGACGACTTCGCGGACGTGGAAATCGCGCTCACGGTGCCGACCGACCAGCGCCGGGTGTTAGAGCGCGTCCGCGGGATTCCCTACGGCGAGCAGGTCAGCGTCGAGACGCTGGCGAGGATGACCAGCGGCATCGACCACACCGACGAGGACGACCTGAACGTGGTCCGGACCGCGCTGGACGAGAACCCCGCGCCGCTCCTGATTCCGGACCACCGGGTTCGAGACGGCCCGAGCGCCGCGCCCGCGGTTGTCGAGCAGA